In Streptomyces sclerotialus, one genomic interval encodes:
- a CDS encoding GNAT family N-acetyltransferase: MDQHRGEVTVTQHEPRRQVTVRRADRPGDLGWVVMAHGEVYDRQYGWNTDFEALVAEIVADYATKHDPAREAAWIAEVDGERVGCIFLVTAGDEARVAKLRILLVTPAGRGLGLGTRLVEECLTFARRAGYRQVTLWTNDVLTSARKIYQSFGFTLADEQPHHSFGHDLIGQNWTLDLVEQDQG; this comes from the coding sequence CTGGACCAGCATCGCGGGGAGGTAACCGTGACCCAGCACGAACCCCGGCGGCAGGTGACCGTGCGCCGCGCCGACCGCCCCGGTGACCTGGGCTGGGTGGTGATGGCCCACGGTGAGGTGTACGACCGGCAGTACGGCTGGAACACCGACTTCGAGGCCCTCGTGGCCGAGATCGTGGCCGACTACGCCACCAAACACGACCCGGCCAGGGAAGCGGCCTGGATCGCCGAGGTCGACGGCGAGCGCGTGGGCTGCATCTTCCTGGTGACGGCCGGCGACGAGGCGAGAGTGGCCAAGCTGCGCATTCTGCTCGTCACCCCGGCCGGCCGAGGCCTTGGTCTCGGCACTCGCCTCGTCGAGGAGTGCCTGACCTTCGCACGCCGGGCCGGCTACCGGCAGGTGACGTTGTGGACCAACGACGTGCTGACGTCTGCGCGCAAGATCTACCAGAGCTTCGGTTTCACCCTCGCCGACGAGCAGCCCCATCACAGTTTCGGTCATGATCTCATCGGACAGAACTGGACGCTTGACCTTGTCGAGCAGGATCAGGGATGA
- a CDS encoding tryptophan 2,3-dioxygenase family protein produces the protein MQPSIGAAQQGPSANPYVDYLCLSGLLALQRPLSPAAQGAQWRDEHLFIVVHQTAELLLSHALIELAWVRDEADRADGRQYGVVVALERVRDVLGQLESLLGLFDSLTPEGFQAFRPLLGEASAGQSLQFAALLQQIDAPNCGLAAHALTTEVTGLLEQLRTSTTRWRLRHLQLVERMIGDAPGTGGTTGLAYLRSRINT, from the coding sequence ATGCAGCCGTCAATCGGAGCAGCGCAGCAAGGCCCGTCAGCCAATCCCTACGTCGATTACCTGTGTCTGTCGGGACTGCTGGCGCTGCAAAGGCCGCTGTCTCCTGCCGCGCAGGGAGCGCAGTGGCGAGATGAGCACCTGTTCATCGTGGTGCACCAAACTGCGGAGTTGCTGCTCTCGCATGCCCTGATTGAACTGGCGTGGGTCCGTGATGAGGCCGACCGGGCCGACGGGCGGCAGTACGGCGTCGTCGTCGCTCTGGAGCGGGTGCGGGATGTGCTGGGACAGCTCGAGAGTCTCCTCGGGCTTTTCGACAGCCTCACGCCTGAAGGATTCCAAGCCTTTCGCCCCCTGCTCGGAGAGGCGAGCGCCGGTCAGTCCCTGCAATTCGCTGCGCTCCTTCAGCAGATCGACGCGCCGAACTGCGGCTTGGCCGCGCATGCCCTTACGACGGAAGTCACAGGCCTCTTGGAGCAACTACGCACGTCAACGACGCGCTGGAGGCTGCGGCATCTGCAACTTGTGGAGCGAATGATCGGCGATGCGCCAGGCACCGGCGGAACAACCGGTCTGGCCTACCTGCGCTCACGCATCAACACATAG
- a CDS encoding TetR/AcrR family transcriptional regulator — protein MPQEATVPSARQVELLEAAYRYALDHGLADLSLRPLATAIGSSPRVLMFLFGNKDGLVRALLARARTDELAILDRLREADRPIGLVPAVEQVWTWLAADEHRPLLRLWAEAYARSLVEPGGAWAGFARSTVDDWLDVLAACQPQPERDSAAGSTRRTLALAVLRGALLDLLATDDERRTTAAVRHQLTLLSACVITPDQ, from the coding sequence ATGCCCCAGGAAGCGACAGTCCCGTCCGCACGGCAGGTCGAGCTGCTGGAGGCCGCGTACCGGTACGCACTCGACCACGGCCTTGCCGACCTGTCGCTGCGTCCGCTGGCCACGGCCATCGGCTCCAGCCCGCGGGTACTGATGTTCCTGTTCGGCAACAAGGACGGACTGGTGCGGGCGCTGCTGGCGCGTGCCCGCACCGATGAGCTGGCGATCCTGGACCGCCTCAGGGAGGCCGACCGGCCCATCGGCCTGGTTCCGGCGGTCGAGCAGGTCTGGACGTGGCTCGCTGCCGACGAGCATCGCCCGCTGCTGCGGCTGTGGGCCGAGGCGTACGCTCGCTCACTCGTCGAGCCCGGCGGCGCGTGGGCCGGCTTCGCCCGCTCGACCGTTGACGACTGGCTCGACGTCCTGGCCGCCTGTCAGCCGCAGCCCGAGAGGGACAGCGCGGCCGGCAGTACCCGCCGCACCCTGGCGCTGGCGGTACTCCGCGGCGCTCTGCTCGACCTGCTCGCCACCGACGACGAGCGTCGGACCACCGCCGCCGTCCGACACCAACTCACTCTGCTGAGCGCCTGTGTCATAACCCCTGATCAGTGA
- a CDS encoding DUF6192 family protein, with protein sequence MAASGRIVPSLRDRRLSDDERATVHKNLDQVRATFSELNF encoded by the coding sequence GTGGCCGCGTCCGGCCGGATCGTGCCCAGCCTGCGGGACCGCCGACTCTCAGATGATGAACGGGCTACCGTTCACAAGAACCTCGACCAGGTCAGGGCGACGTTCTCTGAACTGAACTTCTGA
- a CDS encoding DUF6192 family protein, producing the protein MAIHDLAQDETVAAQVTCDFLRRPEVASKAMRAPQAREMVNEAQFGQAELVEDDENNEDDEDDEDDEDDEDDFGNPEEEGLLDDPATIVRGFRRSIEFTGVIGICQDFVAGACRLVPRLRGQKFSSENVALTWSRFL; encoded by the coding sequence GTGGCCATCCACGACCTGGCCCAGGACGAGACGGTCGCGGCCCAGGTGACCTGCGACTTCCTGCGCCGGCCCGAGGTGGCGTCCAAGGCGATGCGCGCCCCGCAGGCCCGGGAGATGGTCAACGAAGCTCAGTTCGGCCAGGCCGAGCTCGTCGAGGACGACGAGAACAACGAGGACGACGAGGACGACGAGGACGACGAGGACGACGAGGACGACTTCGGCAACCCAGAAGAGGAGGGCCTGCTCGATGACCCGGCCACCATCGTCCGCGGGTTCCGCCGCTCGATCGAGTTCACCGGCGTGATCGGCATCTGCCAGGACTTCGTCGCCGGCGCCTGCCGTCTGGTTCCGCGGCTGCGCGGTCAGAAGTTCAGTTCAGAGAACGTCGCCCTGACCTGGTCGAGGTTCTTGTGA
- a CDS encoding response regulator, with translation MSLTVLVVDDQAVVRAGFAAVIDAEPDMTVVGEAGDGAAAVSLAEQLAPDVIVMDVRMPGLDGITATRILTGRDSPPRVLVLTTFDLDAYVFDALRAGASGFLLKDVQAAELLHGIRVVAAGESVLAPSATRRLIGHYAAGRPTGPRAGNAAAVLDQLTARERSVLTLIASGLNNAEIAADLDITVGTVKSHVNALLRKLEVRDRVQATILAYDLGLVHVTPPETST, from the coding sequence ATGTCCCTCACCGTGTTGGTAGTCGACGACCAGGCGGTCGTCCGGGCGGGGTTCGCCGCCGTCATCGACGCCGAGCCGGACATGACGGTCGTCGGAGAGGCCGGCGATGGCGCGGCCGCGGTGAGCCTTGCCGAACAGCTCGCACCGGACGTGATCGTCATGGACGTACGGATGCCGGGACTCGACGGCATCACCGCCACCCGGATTCTCACCGGACGCGACAGCCCTCCTCGGGTTCTCGTACTGACCACGTTCGACCTCGACGCCTACGTCTTCGACGCGTTGCGCGCCGGTGCGTCAGGGTTCCTGCTCAAGGACGTGCAGGCAGCCGAACTGCTGCACGGCATCCGGGTGGTGGCCGCTGGGGAGAGCGTCCTCGCCCCCTCCGCCACCCGTCGGCTCATCGGCCATTACGCCGCCGGCCGGCCCACCGGCCCGCGGGCCGGGAACGCCGCCGCGGTCCTGGACCAACTGACCGCACGGGAGCGCTCCGTCCTCACCCTGATCGCATCGGGCCTGAACAACGCCGAGATCGCCGCCGACCTCGACATCACCGTCGGCACCGTCAAATCCCATGTGAACGCGCTGTTGCGCAAGCTGGAGGTACGCGACCGGGTACAGGCGACGATCCTCGCGTACGACTTGGGCCTCGTCCACGTGACTCCACCGGAGACGTCCACGTGA
- a CDS encoding SCO4225 family membrane protein translates to MNMDTNMNNPKSASTHPVLRTVHGALSSTLARVYLAVCAVLLIWAVVVSYGDNPDASFAGVVPLIATAPVSLILLALPDHIAMVFLAVGLGAVVNAVLIGWCARALRQGRGGSKPKA, encoded by the coding sequence ATGAACATGGACACGAATATGAACAACCCCAAGTCCGCATCCACCCACCCCGTCCTTCGCACGGTGCACGGTGCGCTCAGCAGCACTCTCGCCCGCGTCTACCTCGCCGTATGTGCGGTACTGCTCATCTGGGCCGTCGTGGTGAGTTACGGCGACAACCCCGACGCGTCCTTCGCCGGCGTCGTACCGCTCATCGCCACCGCACCGGTCAGCCTCATCCTGCTCGCGCTGCCGGACCACATCGCCATGGTGTTCCTCGCCGTCGGTCTCGGTGCGGTGGTGAACGCCGTGCTCATCGGTTGGTGCGCCCGCGCCCTGCGCCAGGGCCGCGGCGGCTCGAAGCCGAAGGCCTGA